GCTGGATACGAGCAAAAACAGCTAGCAGTGGATGAAATGAAGGCAAAAGTCCAAAAAATTGAAAAATCGCTGTATCAATCATACCAGTTCATTCAACAGGCGAAATCAAGAAAAGAGATGCTTGAGGAGCTTGAGGACGACTATGCTGGGTTTTTCCAAGGTGTTAAGGAAGTTCTTAAGGCAAGAGACAAGGCGCTTACTGGGATACATGGTGCTGTTGCAGAATTAATGAACGTTCCGAAAGAGTATAATGTCAGCATAGAAATTGCTTTAGGCGGTAGCATGCAGCATCTAGTTGTGGAAGCAGAACAGCATGCACGCCAGGCAATCGCCTATTTAAAGAAAAACGGCTACGGCAGAGCAACGTTTTTGCCAATGAGCATTATTAAGGGCAAAAAGCTGTCTGAATCTCAGCTTCGGTTAGTACAAGGCCATTCCTCCTTTATCGGAGTTGCAGCTGACTTAATTGCCTATGATTCAAAGTACCAAGACATTATGGGGAATTTATTAGGAAATGTCATTATCACAAAAGACTTAAAAGGCGCTAATGAAATGGCAAAGGCACTGCAATATAGGTCAAGATTTGTCACGCTAGAAGGGGAAATCGTTAATCCTGGCGGCTCCATGACAGGAGGAGCCATCAAGCAAAAGTCAGCGAGCATTCTTACACGTAAAGGTGAATTGGAAGACTTGAAGACAAAAATCTTTGAGATGGAAAAGACATCTTTAAAGTTGGAGGACCAGCTTAAAAAAGGGAAAAACACCACGCAAGAAGAAAGCGCAGCGTTAGAAGAACTGCGATTAAAGCAAGAGGATATCCGTTTCTCCATTCAATCCATTAAAGATGAACAGAGAGAGATTGAATTCGAAGAAAGAACAATGAATGAGAAGCTGTCCCAATATGATCGTAATAAGGCAGATTACCTTGATGAACAGCAAGCTTTAAAGGACAGGAAAATGCTTCTGAACGAAAAGCTTGGCGAGTTTGTGCAAAACATTCAAGCACTTGAGCAGGAGATTGCTCAATTGACCGAACAGAAAAATCAACAAAGCCAATCAAGAGAACAAGTTGCAGAGTCTATTGGCGAGTTGAGAGTAGCCTTCGCTGCAAAAAAAGAACAGCTTTCCAACGCAACAGAAAAGCTGGCTACGGTAACTTCTGATTTAGAAGAGTCAGAAGCTAAATGGCAGCTTGTGAAGGAAGACCTCGAGCTGCTGACATCTGAAATGACAGACAGTCATTCAGGTGAAGAGCATCTAGAGGATGCTGCTGAAAAAAAACAGCAGGAAAAGGCTGCTGCTATTCAGTTGATTGGCGAGCGCCGCGCAGAACGCCTGCAGCTCCAAATGCAGCTTGATGAACTCGATCTTGATGTAAAGGAAACACGCCGCATACACCGTGGTATGGTACAAGCTCTTAAAGACGAGGAAGTAAAATTAAACAGAATTGATGTAGAACTTGATTCAAGACTCACTAACTTAAGAGAAGAATACATGATGACATTTGAGGGAGCGAAGGAAGAGTATCCTCTAACAATGGAATTAGAAGATGCCCGTAAAAAAGTGAAGCTGATTAAGCTGGCTATGGAAGAGCTTGGAACAGTTAACCTTGGGGCGATAGAGGAATATGAAAGAATATCTGAAAGATATGATTTTCTTCTTGAGCAAAAGACCGACCTGGAAGAGGCAAAAGATACCCTTTACCAAGTAATTGACGAAATGGATGACGAAATGAAAAAACGGTTCCAGCAAACGTTCGAAGGAATTCAAGGCCATTTTGAAGGCGTGTTCCAGCGGTTGTTTGGCGGCGGTCATGCAGCATTGCGTTTGACAAATCCAGACGATTTACTGAACACAGGTGTAGAGATTGTCGCACAGCCTCCAGGGAAAAAATTGCAGAACTTAAGCTTGCTATCAGGCGGAGAAAGAGCCTTGACTGCAATTGCCTTGTTGTTTGCGATATTAAAGGTTCGTCCCGTGCCGTTTTGCATACTTGATGAAGTGGAAGCGGCCCTTGATGAAGCAAATGTATTCAGATTCAGTTCTTATCTGAAGTCTTACAGCAGTGAAACGCAATTCATTGTTATTACACACCGAAAAGGGACAATGGAAGAAGCAGATGTCCTATATGGTGTGACAATGCAAGAATCAGGCGTATCAAAGCTTGTTTCTGTTCGCTTAAGTGAAACAAGTGAGCTTGTTGCAACATAATCAATCAACTTTAAATGAGAAAGTGGGAATCAAATGAGTTTCTTCAAAAAGCTAAAAGAAAAAATGTCTCTGCAGACAAATACGGTTACGGAAAAATTCAAAGATGGACTAGCAAAAACTAGAAGTAATTTCTCCGATAAAGTGAATGATTTAGTGTCCAGATACCGCAAAGTGGATGAGGACTTTTTTGAAGAATTAGAAGAAATTCTTATCGGAGCAGATGTCGGCTTTGAGACAGTAATGGAATTAATCGACGAACTGAAGAGCGAAGTGAAAAAAAGGAATATACAAGATCCGAGAGAAGTACAATCCGTTATTTCAGAGAAGCTAGTAGCTATCTATCAAAATGGTGAGGAAGAAACTTCTGCCATAAATGTTCAGCAAGACGGGTTGACTGTAATTCTTTTTGTTGGTGTAAATGGAGTCGGTAAGACGACAACTATCGGCAAGCTCGCCCACCGATATAAATCAGAAGGCAAAAAGGTTGTACTTGCAGCAGGAGATACGTTCCGTGCAGGTGCCATTGAACA
This DNA window, taken from Niallia sp. Man26, encodes the following:
- the smc gene encoding chromosome segregation protein SMC, yielding MFLKRLDVVGFKSFADRIAVDFVPGVTAVVGPNGSGKSNITDAIRWVLGEQSAKSLRGSKMEDVIFSGSDSRKAVNFAEVTLTLENDDQFLPLDYHEVSVTRRVYRSGESEYLINKQSCRLKDIIELFMDSGLGREAFSIISQGKVEEILNSKAEDRRSIFEEAAGVLKYKTRKKKAEGKLVETQENLNRVNDILHELEGQVEPLKIQSSMAKEYLDHKENLEQIEVALMVHDIEEAHQKFEAISAQLEGYKEKELQLLSMLQSKEAKMEEWKNDVSALDESINDLQQVLLLVSEELEKLEGRKEVLKERKKNAAQNRGQLEKSKAELEEKVSLLKQQKEEHLLSVTQLKSEATRIEEELKVNEKKMQLYNVNLEEKIESLKSDYIELLNEQAASKNESSYITQQLESQTRKTSLLDEDNAKFTSERARIVAEKARITARLAELEAELANSAAGYEQKQLAVDEMKAKVQKIEKSLYQSYQFIQQAKSRKEMLEELEDDYAGFFQGVKEVLKARDKALTGIHGAVAELMNVPKEYNVSIEIALGGSMQHLVVEAEQHARQAIAYLKKNGYGRATFLPMSIIKGKKLSESQLRLVQGHSSFIGVAADLIAYDSKYQDIMGNLLGNVIITKDLKGANEMAKALQYRSRFVTLEGEIVNPGGSMTGGAIKQKSASILTRKGELEDLKTKIFEMEKTSLKLEDQLKKGKNTTQEESAALEELRLKQEDIRFSIQSIKDEQREIEFEERTMNEKLSQYDRNKADYLDEQQALKDRKMLLNEKLGEFVQNIQALEQEIAQLTEQKNQQSQSREQVAESIGELRVAFAAKKEQLSNATEKLATVTSDLEESEAKWQLVKEDLELLTSEMTDSHSGEEHLEDAAEKKQQEKAAAIQLIGERRAERLQLQMQLDELDLDVKETRRIHRGMVQALKDEEVKLNRIDVELDSRLTNLREEYMMTFEGAKEEYPLTMELEDARKKVKLIKLAMEELGTVNLGAIEEYERISERYDFLLEQKTDLEEAKDTLYQVIDEMDDEMKKRFQQTFEGIQGHFEGVFQRLFGGGHAALRLTNPDDLLNTGVEIVAQPPGKKLQNLSLLSGGERALTAIALLFAILKVRPVPFCILDEVEAALDEANVFRFSSYLKSYSSETQFIVITHRKGTMEEADVLYGVTMQESGVSKLVSVRLSETSELVAT
- the ftsY gene encoding signal recognition particle-docking protein FtsY, with the translated sequence MSFFKKLKEKMSLQTNTVTEKFKDGLAKTRSNFSDKVNDLVSRYRKVDEDFFEELEEILIGADVGFETVMELIDELKSEVKKRNIQDPREVQSVISEKLVAIYQNGEEETSAINVQQDGLTVILFVGVNGVGKTTTIGKLAHRYKSEGKKVVLAAGDTFRAGAIEQLEVWGERAGVDVIKQAAGSDPAAVMYDAVQAAKSRNADILLCDTAGRLQNKVNLMNELEKVKRVIEREIPGAPHEVLLVLDATTGQNALIQAKTFKEATNVSGIVLTKLDGTAKGGIVLAIRNELQIPVKLVGLGEKMDDLQNFDAEKYVYGLFSNLVEAEEE